A section of the Bacteroidota bacterium genome encodes:
- a CDS encoding Hpt domain-containing protein yields the protein MDNYKRINLEFLESFTEKNNAKMTKYINMFLALAPVSIDTMKSQHECGDWNNLKTTAHSLKPQLAYMGIESLKEPILRIEEYAGESKNPEAIAMLIQLVEAGCNEAFEELRSVIEKIA from the coding sequence ATGGATAATTATAAAAGAATTAATCTGGAATTCCTGGAAAGTTTTACTGAAAAAAATAATGCCAAAATGACGAAATATATTAATATGTTTCTCGCTTTGGCTCCTGTGAGTATTGATACCATGAAATCGCAGCACGAATGTGGGGACTGGAATAATTTGAAAACCACTGCCCACTCATTAAAACCACAACTGGCCTATATGGGTATCGAATCGTTGAAGGAGCCCATCCTGCGTATTGAGGAATATGCCGGTGAATCGAAGAATCCGGAGGCGATAGCCATGCTGATACAACTCGTGGAAGCGGGCTGTAATGAGGCTTTCGAGGAATTAAGAAGTGTAATTGAAAAAATAGCTTAA
- a CDS encoding response regulator, translated as MQLLSSLINIPLIVDPPSWKTWWIYSICIIVIGIFIYYVIRKRISDAAVDQRILREKVREKTRELESEKGRAEYSEKVKEQFLANMSHEIRTPMNAILGMTRLLLEKEPRTDQLKYLNSIKHASDNLLVIINDILDLSKIEAGKINLESIPFDIRNEIKSVFETMKVNADDKNLELKTDIENTIPKTIIGDPYRLSQILLNLTGNAIKFTEKGSVTIKTTAAMQGEKVLLTFSVIDTGIGIAKDKLDYIFDMFTQETSSTTRKFGGTGLGLAICKKLIELQGGAISVDSEAGKGSVFSFTLPFAIGKDVVDENPKAEHKQQVVAKMKNLRILLAEDNEFNQMVAVDTLESAIEGAQVTVAANGKIAVDMLKNNTFDIVLMDIQMPEMDGHEATKTIGSSSDPRINSMPIIAMTASVIKAEVDKCFESGMNEFVGKPFSVDELLEKMSKIIVRS; from the coding sequence ATGCAACTCCTCAGCAGCTTAATTAATATTCCGCTCATCGTTGATCCGCCATCATGGAAAACATGGTGGATTTATAGTATTTGTATCATTGTGATCGGTATTTTCATTTATTATGTTATCCGCAAACGCATTAGCGACGCGGCAGTTGACCAGCGCATATTGCGTGAAAAGGTCCGCGAAAAAACCCGCGAGCTCGAATCGGAAAAAGGACGGGCGGAATATTCTGAAAAGGTGAAGGAACAATTTCTGGCCAATATGAGTCACGAAATTCGTACACCAATGAATGCCATTTTAGGTATGACACGTTTGCTGTTGGAAAAAGAACCGCGCACCGACCAGTTAAAATATCTCAACAGCATAAAACATGCATCCGATAATTTGCTGGTAATTATTAATGATATTCTCGACCTCTCAAAAATTGAAGCCGGAAAAATAAATCTCGAAAGTATTCCTTTCGACATTCGCAATGAAATTAAATCGGTTTTCGAAACAATGAAAGTGAATGCCGATGATAAAAACCTCGAATTAAAAACAGATATCGAAAATACCATCCCCAAAACAATTATCGGCGACCCATATCGTTTGAGTCAGATTTTATTAAACCTGACCGGCAATGCCATAAAATTTACTGAAAAAGGCAGTGTCACTATAAAAACCACTGCTGCTATGCAGGGCGAAAAAGTGTTGCTCACCTTTAGTGTAATTGATACCGGAATTGGCATTGCAAAAGATAAACTCGATTACATTTTCGACATGTTTACCCAGGAAACCAGCAGCACCACACGCAAATTTGGTGGCACAGGTTTGGGATTGGCGATTTGTAAAAAACTGATAGAATTACAAGGTGGTGCAATATCCGTGGATAGCGAAGCAGGAAAAGGTTCTGTATTTAGTTTTACGCTGCCGTTTGCCATCGGAAAAGATGTGGTGGATGAAAATCCGAAAGCGGAACATAAGCAACAGGTAGTGGCAAAAATGAAAAATTTGCGCATTTTGTTGGCAGAGGATAATGAGTTTAATCAGATGGTAGCTGTTGACACATTAGAGAGTGCAATTGAAGGTGCACAAGTTACCGTAGCGGCGAATGGAAAAATTGCTGTGGATATGCTAAAGAATAATACCTTTGACATTGTGTTGATGGATATTCAAATGCCGGAAATGGATGGTCACGAAGCAACAAAAACAATTGGCAGCAGCAGCGACCCGCGTATAAATTCAATGCCGATAATTGCGATGACTGCAAGTGTAATCAAAGCAGAAGTAGATAAATGTTTTGAAAGTGGTATGAATGAATTTGTCGGCAAACCATTTTCTGTTGATGAGTTATTAGAAAAAATGAGTAAAATAATCGTAAGATCATAA
- a CDS encoding response regulator: MQRKSKFLFFALFYLLCCNNFLSAQQYHLKNYSIDDGLAGISVTCLLQDNRGYIWIGTEDGGISRFDGKTFVNYNKRDGIGDNTINCLFEDTKGNIWIGTKNNGVTKFNGYEFFQYGDDVVKNIEKIYSDSSGNILVYSFPNLYKISGDSIIPASDNSTNTGLINFFRAGGPKAIKSFIDKQGNKWIATHTGIYTISKPFVDLENSSDYKVQFILNPEQPEEPATSIMQDREGNIWIGTAFSGLYLFYDGAFSNFNNIPALRNNYITAISATPEALLIGTASGLKYVVVDTVTKQYYEKPLNVNGFISTSRINCIYKNANGNWYAADENNNIIYFDGRYAVTTMTALEPNTQITSISEDAAGNLWVATNGEGIYIGKNITWQHLTASDSLSSDNITYLFTDKQGLLWIATADAGVMTYDGRKFNRYTYFDNGLISNHITSINEDQHGNIWFGSPDAGLCSYNGEGFSFYTDNDVLSSNNINSLAFDATDGLWVGLNDGLDYLKFNADSTITTKHFDAFDGFLGIKNTNNTILVDPVGHVWLGTVDGLFRYNPEEDIITQTKPLIELRNIRLFFETTDWGPYSDTTAGWYNLPVNLKLPYDQNHITFDFSAIFFSVHEKITYQVYLDGFEDDWKDIGNSTSMTYSNLKPGTYTFSVKAKNADGIWSDAVTYSFTIKKPFWATLLFQITAGVLGLGLIILINILRNRRLRKRANLLEATVTQRTAELEQQKIKAETAAIRAENSEKAKEEFLANMSHEIRTPMNAIMGMTRLLLEKEPKETQKRYLNAIRQSSDNLLVIINDILDLSKIQAGKMELEKIPFHFRNLLNNLGDIMKFKSDEKNIGFEVIIDEHIPEYVIVDQVRLNQILINLTGNAIKFTETGKVVVRCDLQKTENNIATIAFHVEDTGVGIAQDKLDSIFDSFSQADVATTRKFGGTGLGLSISKRLTELSGGILSVESTLGKGSVFTATIPFEVSEAAVSKDAENDNLAGDTTLPIHILLVEDNMFNQMVATDSIESMFPNVTIDIAENGKIAVDKITVGDYHVVLMDVQMPVMDGYEAARTIRKLENKKKNSIAIVAMTASVIKSEVDKCYESGMDDFIAKPFEPKELRNKILKYATPQQLN, encoded by the coding sequence ATGCAGCGCAAAAGCAAGTTTCTATTTTTCGCACTCTTTTATTTATTGTGCTGCAACAATTTTCTTTCTGCACAACAATATCATTTAAAAAATTACAGCATCGACGACGGACTGGCCGGAATTTCCGTTACCTGTTTATTGCAGGATAACAGAGGTTATATCTGGATTGGCACTGAAGATGGTGGTATTTCCCGTTTCGATGGAAAAACATTTGTTAATTATAACAAACGCGACGGTATTGGGGATAATACCATTAATTGTTTGTTTGAAGATACAAAAGGCAATATCTGGATCGGCACAAAAAATAATGGTGTAACAAAATTTAATGGTTACGAATTTTTTCAATACGGCGATGACGTTGTGAAAAATATTGAAAAAATTTATAGCGACAGCAGTGGCAATATTTTAGTATATAGTTTTCCGAATTTATATAAAATTAGTGGCGACAGTATTATTCCTGCTTCCGATAATTCAACGAACACCGGATTAATTAATTTTTTCCGCGCCGGTGGTCCCAAAGCCATAAAATCATTTATCGATAAACAGGGCAATAAATGGATTGCCACACATACCGGCATTTATACCATCAGCAAACCATTTGTCGACCTCGAAAATTCCAGCGACTATAAAGTTCAATTCATTTTGAACCCCGAACAGCCTGAAGAGCCCGCCACCAGTATTATGCAGGACCGGGAAGGCAATATCTGGATTGGGACCGCCTTTAGCGGATTGTATTTATTTTACGATGGCGCATTTTCAAATTTTAATAATATTCCTGCATTAAGAAATAATTATATCACCGCAATAAGTGCAACCCCCGAAGCATTATTAATTGGAACGGCAAGCGGACTAAAATATGTTGTAGTAGATACCGTTACCAAACAATATTATGAAAAACCATTAAATGTAAATGGATTTATTTCTACCAGTCGCATTAATTGTATTTATAAAAATGCAAATGGCAATTGGTATGCAGCAGATGAAAATAATAATATTATTTATTTCGACGGACGGTATGCGGTAACCACCATGACTGCCCTGGAACCGAATACACAAATTACTTCGATAAGCGAAGATGCAGCAGGCAATTTATGGGTAGCAACAAATGGCGAAGGTATTTATATCGGTAAAAATATTACGTGGCAACATCTCACCGCAAGCGATTCACTCAGCTCGGATAATATTACTTATTTATTTACCGATAAGCAGGGTTTATTATGGATAGCCACAGCCGATGCCGGTGTAATGACTTATGATGGACGGAAATTTAATCGCTATACGTATTTTGATAATGGATTAATCAGCAATCATATTACCAGTATTAATGAAGACCAACACGGCAATATCTGGTTTGGCAGTCCCGACGCGGGTTTGTGCAGTTACAACGGCGAAGGATTTTCATTTTATACCGATAACGATGTGTTATCATCAAACAATATTAATTCCTTAGCATTTGATGCAACAGATGGTTTATGGGTGGGATTAAATGACGGATTAGATTATTTAAAATTTAATGCCGATTCCACCATCACCACAAAACATTTTGATGCATTTGACGGATTTCTTGGTATAAAAAATACCAATAATACCATATTAGTCGACCCGGTTGGGCATGTTTGGTTGGGCACTGTTGATGGTTTATTCAGATATAATCCTGAGGAAGATATTATCACCCAAACAAAACCATTAATCGAACTCAGAAATATTCGTTTGTTTTTTGAAACAACCGATTGGGGACCATACAGCGACACCACTGCAGGCTGGTATAATTTACCGGTTAATTTAAAATTACCGTACGACCAAAATCATATTACATTCGATTTCAGTGCTATCTTTTTTAGTGTGCACGAAAAAATTACCTATCAGGTTTATCTCGATGGATTTGAGGATGACTGGAAAGATATTGGTAATAGTACATCCATGACCTATTCCAATTTAAAACCCGGCACTTATACATTTAGTGTAAAAGCAAAAAATGCAGATGGAATTTGGAGCGATGCGGTAACGTATTCCTTCACCATTAAAAAACCATTTTGGGCAACATTATTATTCCAGATTACAGCTGGTGTTTTAGGTTTGGGATTAATTATTTTAATTAATATCCTCCGGAACCGCAGATTACGCAAGCGCGCAAACCTGCTGGAAGCAACCGTTACACAACGCACCGCTGAATTAGAACAACAAAAAATAAAAGCCGAAACTGCAGCTATCAGAGCTGAAAATTCAGAAAAAGCGAAAGAAGAATTTCTTGCCAATATGAGTCACGAAATTCGTACACCGATGAATGCGATTATGGGTATGACGCGACTGCTGTTGGAAAAAGAACCGAAAGAAACTCAAAAACGTTATTTAAATGCAATTCGTCAATCGTCAGATAATTTATTGGTGATTATTAACGATATTCTTGACCTCTCAAAAATACAAGCCGGGAAAATGGAATTGGAAAAAATACCATTTCATTTCCGCAATTTATTAAATAACCTCGGCGACATCATGAAATTTAAATCGGATGAAAAAAATATCGGATTTGAAGTAATTATTGATGAACATATTCCGGAATATGTAATTGTTGATCAGGTGCGCTTAAATCAGATATTAATTAACCTGACAGGTAACGCAATTAAATTTACAGAAACAGGAAAAGTTGTTGTGCGATGTGATTTACAAAAAACTGAAAATAACATCGCCACCATCGCCTTTCATGTTGAAGACACCGGTGTGGGTATTGCACAGGATAAACTCGATTCCATTTTTGATAGTTTTTCGCAGGCTGATGTGGCTACCACACGTAAATTTGGCGGAACAGGTCTCGGATTGAGCATCAGCAAACGTTTAACCGAATTATCAGGTGGTATTTTATCGGTGGAAAGCACTTTAGGCAAAGGTTCAGTGTTTACTGCCACCATTCCGTTTGAAGTGAGTGAGGCCGCTGTTTCCAAAGATGCAGAGAACGATAATTTAGCAGGTGATACAACTTTACCGATACATATTTTGTTGGTAGAAGATAATATGTTTAACCAGATGGTAGCAACCGATAGTATTGAAAGTATGTTCCCGAATGTTACGATTGATATTGCAGAAAACGGTAAAATTGCAGTCGATAAAATTACAGTTGGCGATTATCATGTTGTGCTGATGGATGTGCAGATGCCGGTGATGGATGGTTATGAAGCAGCGCGCACCATCAGAAAACTGGAAAATAAAAAGAAAAATTCCATTGCCATTGTCGCAATGACCGCATCGGTAATTAAAAGTGAAGTAGATAAATGTTATGAAAGTGGTATGGACGATTTTATTGCCAAACCATTTGAACCAAAAGAATTACGAAATAAGATATTAAAATATGCAACTCCTCAGCAGCTTAATTAA
- a CDS encoding NRDE family protein translates to MCLINFAFQHHASYPFILVGNRDEFYNRATRKLQWWEDEFPEILAGKDLQEGGTWMGINKTGQFAALTNYRDLNNINTNAPSRGHLVSNFLKGKLHTDEMHQLLKTQGRLYNGFNLIYGDVSALFYYSNVTDQVRQLYPGIYGLSNALLDTPWPKVVNSKAAFKQQLSEPLNPTPFIEILNNTDTAPEEELPETGVPLELEKRLSAMFITSNNYGTRLTTFVSINNQGEVTYREKGYVPEHDVTVNFTIKAG, encoded by the coding sequence ATGTGCCTAATCAACTTCGCATTTCAGCATCACGCCTCCTACCCGTTTATTTTGGTTGGAAATAGGGATGAATTTTATAATCGGGCGACGCGCAAGTTGCAGTGGTGGGAAGATGAATTTCCGGAAATTTTGGCAGGCAAAGATTTACAGGAAGGTGGCACATGGATGGGCATTAACAAAACCGGACAATTTGCCGCGCTCACCAACTACCGCGATTTAAATAATATCAACACCAATGCACCCTCAAGAGGCCATTTGGTGAGCAATTTTTTGAAAGGAAAACTGCATACCGACGAAATGCATCAACTCTTGAAAACTCAGGGCCGACTTTACAACGGATTTAACCTCATTTATGGCGATGTAAGCGCATTATTCTACTATTCCAACGTGACCGACCAGGTTCGGCAACTCTATCCGGGCATTTATGGCCTCAGCAATGCCCTGCTTGACACGCCATGGCCGAAAGTGGTCAACAGTAAGGCTGCATTTAAACAACAGCTCAGCGAGCCCCTGAACCCCACTCCTTTTATCGAAATATTAAACAACACCGATACCGCCCCCGAGGAAGAATTACCGGAAACAGGTGTGCCTTTGGAACTCGAGAAACGACTCTCCGCAATGTTTATAACTTCAAACAATTATGGAACGCGGTTAACTACTTTTGTAAGCATCAATAATCAGGGTGAAGTCACCTATCGTGAAAAGGGTTATGTGCCCGAACATGATGTAACGGTTAACTTTACCATTAAAGCCGGATAA
- a CDS encoding cupin-like domain-containing protein has product MEAVSRLPKWNYDFFKKSMGDIEVGLYSSTKADPSKTLSEPTTKMRFSEYLKLIETEPTDLRLFLFPIFKYKPELKKDFDYPTIAKSYIKLPFMFFGPKNSVTRMHQDIDMSNVFLTQFEGKKRVVLFAPDQSDLLYKLPFNVHTTVDIDKPDYKTYPALKYAKGYTGVLEFGDTLFMPSGYWHHIEYLEGGYGLSVRTAPPTLALKLRGAYNIVLQRKIDDVFRFLFGKKWFRLKKSIAQKRAEKAISRIHQHDEQSGEIAFQ; this is encoded by the coding sequence GTGGAAGCAGTATCCCGCTTACCAAAATGGAATTACGATTTTTTTAAAAAATCGATGGGCGATATTGAAGTGGGATTATACAGCAGTACCAAAGCCGACCCAAGCAAAACGCTTTCTGAGCCAACTACTAAAATGCGTTTCAGTGAGTATTTAAAACTGATTGAAACAGAACCAACCGATTTACGATTATTTTTATTTCCGATTTTTAAATACAAACCGGAATTAAAAAAAGATTTTGATTATCCTACCATTGCAAAAAGTTATATCAAATTACCATTTATGTTTTTTGGTCCGAAAAATTCTGTAACCAGAATGCATCAGGATATTGATATGAGTAATGTGTTTTTAACGCAGTTTGAAGGTAAAAAACGGGTGGTATTATTTGCGCCCGATCAATCGGATTTATTATATAAATTGCCATTTAACGTACACACAACCGTTGATATTGATAAACCGGATTATAAAACATATCCGGCATTAAAATATGCAAAAGGATATACGGGTGTGCTGGAATTTGGTGATACGCTATTTATGCCTTCGGGCTACTGGCATCATATTGAATATTTGGAAGGTGGCTACGGATTAAGTGTTCGCACTGCTCCGCCAACCCTGGCATTAAAATTACGTGGTGCTTATAATATTGTTTTGCAACGTAAAATTGATGACGTGTTTCGCTTCCTGTTTGGCAAGAAATGGTTTCGATTAAAAAAATCGATTGCGCAGAAACGTGCTGAAAAAGCGATTAGTCGCATACATCAGCATGATGAGCAAAGCGGGGAAATTGCGTTTCAGTAA
- a CDS encoding PD40 domain-containing protein: MMKFPIIALLLMMSMAAIAQPVTEANASNKAMKYLDEGVQRAMAKYFDKAVISFQNAIKEEPEFVTAWQYLGDTYSQMKSDSLAVEAYMKTLELDPERDVILYNKLAEVEGNIGMYEEALEHITIFLQNPDVKGDLRTKAIKQRKNYEFAKEAIKNPVNFNPVNMGPEVNSEFPEYFPSLSVDGKMLVMTRKIDDVVSLGVGDIRKIDNEEFFISFFENGAWSVAQNMGAPINTKLNQGAQSISADGRFLFYTSCDDIENGYGSCDLYYSFKIGNVWTNPENCGTIINTADWESQPSVTADGRELFFSTARPGGIGGYDIWHAKMGDDGYWMEPENLGNVINTPYLEQCPFIHPDGKTLYFSSEGHPGMGSADLFFSTRDAQGNWSKPVNLGYPINTKNREISLSVSANGTTAYFSSDRDKEIGDLDIYSFELPLAVQAEQVTWVNAIVTDAKTKLPLKANVQLMNIETGEIIAQSTSDSKTGAFLIVLPSGNDYGLFVQREGYLFHSENFSLVNVMPDEPFTIKVALQPVNPGEILTLKNIFFETASAEILPISEPELNKVVDLMQKNPNMKIKVNGHTDNVGADADNLKLSQNRSVSVKNYLVSKGIDASRITYQGYGETKPIDANTTEIGRANNRRTEIEIISI, translated from the coding sequence ATGATGAAATTCCCGATTATTGCCCTATTGCTGATGATGAGCATGGCTGCAATAGCCCAACCTGTAACAGAAGCGAATGCATCGAACAAGGCGATGAAGTACCTGGATGAGGGTGTGCAACGCGCAATGGCCAAATATTTTGATAAGGCTGTTATTAGTTTCCAAAATGCGATTAAAGAGGAGCCGGAGTTTGTGACTGCGTGGCAATATTTAGGAGATACGTATTCCCAAATGAAAAGCGATTCACTGGCGGTGGAAGCCTACATGAAAACGCTGGAATTAGACCCTGAGCGCGATGTAATTTTATATAATAAATTGGCTGAAGTTGAAGGAAATATTGGCATGTATGAAGAGGCGCTGGAGCATATCACGATTTTTCTGCAAAATCCGGATGTAAAAGGTGATTTGCGCACGAAAGCAATTAAACAACGGAAAAATTATGAGTTTGCGAAAGAGGCAATTAAAAATCCGGTGAATTTTAATCCGGTTAATATGGGGCCTGAAGTAAATTCGGAGTTTCCTGAATATTTTCCGTCGCTGAGCGTGGATGGAAAAATGCTGGTGATGACGCGCAAAATTGATGATGTTGTATCATTAGGTGTGGGTGATATCCGTAAAATTGATAATGAAGAGTTCTTCATTTCTTTTTTTGAAAATGGTGCCTGGAGTGTCGCACAAAATATGGGTGCACCAATTAACACGAAATTGAATCAGGGCGCACAAAGTATTTCTGCGGATGGCCGATTTTTATTTTATACTTCATGCGATGATATAGAAAATGGTTATGGCAGTTGCGATTTATATTATTCGTTTAAAATAGGCAATGTGTGGACGAATCCTGAAAATTGCGGGACGATAATTAATACTGCCGATTGGGAATCGCAACCATCGGTGACTGCTGACGGCAGAGAATTATTTTTTAGCACTGCTCGTCCGGGTGGAATTGGCGGATATGATATTTGGCATGCAAAAATGGGTGATGATGGTTATTGGATGGAGCCTGAAAATTTGGGGAATGTAATTAATACCCCTTATTTGGAGCAATGTCCGTTTATTCACCCTGATGGAAAAACATTATATTTTTCGAGTGAAGGGCATCCGGGTATGGGTTCTGCGGATTTATTTTTCTCGACACGTGATGCGCAGGGCAACTGGTCGAAACCGGTGAATTTGGGTTATCCGATAAATACGAAAAACAGGGAAATCAGTTTGTCGGTATCGGCAAATGGAACAACGGCATATTTTTCGAGCGACAGAGATAAGGAAATTGGCGATTTAGATATTTATTCGTTTGAATTGCCCTTAGCGGTGCAGGCTGAACAGGTTACCTGGGTGAATGCGATCGTTACCGATGCAAAAACCAAATTACCATTAAAAGCTAATGTGCAGTTAATGAATATCGAAACCGGTGAAATCATTGCACAGTCTACCTCCGACTCAAAAACCGGTGCATTTTTAATTGTATTACCAAGTGGTAACGACTACGGATTATTTGTGCAACGGGAAGGATATTTATTTCATTCGGAAAACTTTTCTTTGGTAAATGTGATGCCGGATGAACCTTTTACCATTAAAGTGGCTTTACAACCTGTAAACCCCGGAGAAATATTAACATTAAAAAATATTTTCTTCGAGACTGCGTCTGCTGAAATATTACCCATTTCGGAACCTGAATTAAACAAAGTTGTGGATTTAATGCAGAAAAACCCGAATATGAAAATTAAAGTAAATGGACATACGGATAATGTTGGTGCTGATGCAGATAATTTAAAATTATCGCAAAACAGGTCGGTAAGTGTGAAAAATTATTTGGTGTCGAAAGGCATAGATGCAAGCAGAATCACTTATCAGGGCTATGGTGAAACAAAACCGATTGATGCTAATACAACAGAAATTGGCAGAGCAAATAACAGAAGAACAGAGATTGAAATTATAAGTATTTAA
- the secD gene encoding protein translocase subunit SecD codes for MDNKVYSAPRVNEPIPSGRSSISGNFTTEESIDLANILEVGKLPVPSRIVQEENVGPSLGAESIRIGLISMIAGLLLVIVFMAFYYSTAGLISDIALFANLFIIFGVLASIGATLTLPGIAGLVLTMGMAVDANVIIYERIREELAKGKSMIKAVADGYQGSYSAIIDGNLTTLIIAIILANFGTGPVKGFAVVLMIGIISSMFCSIFISRLIIDRMVRKDKPVKYYTNFTKNAFKNVRFNFIGNRRKGYIFSGVLTVIGLVVMFTSGFNFGVDFKGGRTYTVRFEQAIDADKVRNELSDFDPGVQVKTFSSSDKLKITTGYMIDNPEPGADSLVAQALFKELAPLYSGVDFKTWDSTFKESQMKVEPTIADDIQRSALQAIGLALLGIFIYIVLRFRRWQFGLGALASLIHDAFMVLALFSILKNVMPFSLEINETFIAAILTVIGYSINDTVVVFDRIREYLRESKAGTVPEIFNKAINDTLSRTMITSGTTLLSIVVLLIFGNENIQGFAFALFVGIGFGTYSSVFIASAIAVDMYKKDDHNKAAEDVMK; via the coding sequence ATGGATAACAAAGTATACTCAGCACCTCGCGTAAACGAACCAATCCCAAGCGGACGTTCATCGATTTCAGGAAATTTTACAACTGAAGAATCTATTGACCTTGCAAACATTCTTGAAGTTGGTAAATTACCTGTTCCATCACGTATTGTGCAGGAAGAAAACGTAGGGCCATCATTAGGTGCCGAATCAATTCGTATCGGTTTAATTTCGATGATTGCCGGTTTATTGTTGGTTATCGTTTTCATGGCGTTTTATTATTCAACAGCAGGTTTAATTTCTGATATTGCCTTATTTGCCAACTTATTCATCATTTTCGGGGTGTTAGCCTCGATTGGTGCAACGTTAACCCTTCCCGGTATTGCCGGTTTGGTTTTAACCATGGGTATGGCGGTGGATGCCAACGTAATTATTTACGAACGTATCCGTGAAGAGCTTGCCAAAGGAAAAAGTATGATTAAGGCCGTTGCCGATGGTTATCAGGGTTCCTACTCTGCGATTATTGACGGTAACTTAACAACGCTGATTATCGCTATCATTCTTGCGAACTTCGGAACAGGTCCGGTTAAAGGTTTCGCAGTTGTGTTGATGATTGGTATTATTTCATCGATGTTTTGTTCAATTTTCATCAGCCGTTTAATTATCGACAGAATGGTGAGAAAAGACAAACCGGTTAAATATTATACCAACTTTACTAAAAACGCATTTAAAAATGTTCGTTTCAACTTTATCGGTAACCGTCGCAAAGGATACATTTTTTCAGGTGTATTAACTGTTATTGGTTTAGTGGTAATGTTTACATCAGGATTTAATTTCGGTGTAGATTTTAAAGGTGGAAGAACATATACCGTTCGTTTTGAACAGGCAATTGATGCTGATAAAGTACGTAATGAATTATCGGATTTTGATCCGGGTGTTCAGGTTAAAACATTCAGTAGTTCCGATAAATTAAAAATTACAACCGGTTACATGATTGATAATCCTGAACCAGGCGCAGATTCGCTGGTTGCGCAGGCTTTATTTAAAGAATTAGCACCATTATACAGTGGTGTTGACTTTAAAACCTGGGATTCTACGTTCAAAGAAAGTCAGATGAAGGTTGAGCCTACCATTGCTGATGACATTCAGCGATCAGCTTTACAGGCAATTGGTTTAGCGTTGCTCGGTATCTTTATTTATATCGTTTTACGTTTCCGCAGATGGCAGTTTGGTTTGGGTGCTTTGGCATCGTTAATTCACGATGCATTCATGGTGCTCGCCTTATTCTCCATTCTGAAAAACGTGATGCCGTTTTCGCTCGAAATAAACGAAACATTTATTGCGGCCATATTAACGGTGATTGGTTATTCGATTAACGATACCGTGGTTGTATTTGACCGTATTCGTGAATACCTGCGCGAAAGCAAAGCAGGAACCGTTCCTGAAATATTTAATAAAGCCATTAACGACACGCTGAGCAGAACCATGATTACATCAGGTACTACCCTGCTCTCGATTGTTGTGTTATTAATATTCGGTAACGAAAACATTCAGGGATTTGCCTTCGCATTATTTGTTGGTATTGGTTTTGGTACCTATTCATCTGTATTCATCGCTTCGGCAATTGCAGTAGATATGTATAAAAAAGATGATCACAACAAAGCAGCAGAAGACGTAATGAAATAA